In Cryptococcus depauperatus CBS 7841 chromosome 4, complete sequence, a single window of DNA contains:
- a CDS encoding 5'/3'-nucleotidase SurE yields MPALKTYKERPVVLLTNDDGPPCASSPNIFSFCKLLQSKLGWDVRVVIPDCQKSWVGKAYAISDIITTSYFYPLEPDGLKGDISVSPRPLKEGETMEWILLSGTPASCANIALHNLYPGEIDLVVSGPNHGRNSSTAFALSSGTLGAALAASLSTPIPASSSGPSLHDDHIPCIAVSYGVVTRPVTPRTLELATNTAVDVCQRLFNDWGLDTSPGGKGLVQIYSINIPLVEAMLEEDKKKVVLTNMWRNAYGGLFKTTKLSKATYDSGNDPTQTSQNPAWIATQSSKEVLNKPPRNLVPLVSRTSTAGPAALPTPDPASPVSPTTPGEKEEGKQLKFHFAPNIQPLLCPAEELVPEGTDAWAFAKGWVSVTPMRAEYSCVDGERGLGADLM; encoded by the exons ATGCCTGCTCTCAAGACCTACAAAGAACGACCTGTCGTACTCTTGACT AATGATGATGGACCACCCTGTGCATCATCACCCAAcattttctccttttgcaAACTTCTGCAGTCGAAGCTCGGCTGGGACGTTCGAGTAGTAATTCCAGATTGTCAAAAGTCATG GGTAGGAAAAGCTTATGCTATTAGTGATATAATCACTACGAGCTACTTTTACCCATTAG AACCTGATGGGCTCAAAGGAGACATAAGCGTCTCCCCTCGTCCGTTGAAAGAAGGTGAAACTATGGAATGGATCCTCCTTTCCGGT ACTCCTGCAAGTTGTGCCAATATTGCGCTTCACAACCTTTATCCTGGAGAGATTGACCTCGTCGTGTCTGGTCCTAACC ATGGCCGTAATTCATCTACCGCGTTTGCTCTGTCTTCTGGGACACTTGGAGCCGCCTTGGCAGCTTCTTTATCTACCCCCATCCCTGCGTCCTCCTCTGGACCTTCATTGCATGATGACCACATACCTTGTATCGCTGTTTCTTACGGAGTTGTCACTAGACCTGTAACGCCACGGACCCTTGAGCTGGCAACAAACACTGCTGTTGATGTGTGTCAGAGACTATTCAATGACTGGGGATTAGATACTTCTCCAGGCGGTAAAGGCTTAGTACAAATTTACAGCATCAACATTCCTCTTGTGGAAGCCATGCTCGAagaagataaaaagaaggTTGTACTTACAAATATGTGGAGAAATGCTTATGGCGGCCTATTTAAGACTACAAAACT GTCCAAGGCGACATATGATTCCGGAAACGACCCAACGCAAACCTCTCAAAACCCGGCTTGGATCGCTACTCAATCATCTAAAGAAGTACTGAATAAACCTCCAAGAAATCTTGTGCCTTTGGTGTCAAGGACATCAACCGCTGGCCCGGCAGCTTTGCCTACTCCCGATCCTGCTTCACCCGTTTCGCCCACTACGCCTggcgaaaaagaagaagggaagCAGCTCAAGTTTCATTTTGCGCCAAATATACAACCTCTATTGTGTCCTGCAGAAGAACTAGTACCAGAGGGCACAGACGCTTGGGCATTCGCCAAGGGCTGGGTTAGTGTGACGCCCATGAGAGCTGAATATTCTTGCGTtgatggagaaagaggacTAGGAGCCGACTTGATGTAA